TTTATTTTGGCTTTATCCATTACCTTTTTCACGGTTTGCGCGGTAAGAATTACGTCTTCAAATGTATTGTTGTCCGAAGGATCAAGATCCAGCACCAGATAATCCGGTTTATCGGTGGTTTCTTTCCGGCTTGTCCAGACATTAAGCTCGATGCAGCCCAAATTATTAAGATAAGCCATCGTTGCCTTATCGTTGCAGAGGATGTAATTGATGTATTTATCGGTGGACTCCGAAAATACTTTCTGGGTTTCAATCCAGTCCGGGATTTCGTCGGAGGCGTCTTTCTGATAGAAGCTCATCCCATCTATTCCATTAGGAAATCGGTTCATCGACTGAGGCCTGTCTTTCAGGTGGGGCAGAATATATTTTGCAACGCTTTGGTAATAAGCAATCACGTCGCCTTTGGTAACCTGATCTTTCGGGAAATAAATTTTATTCTGGTTGGTCAGTTTCACTTCCTGCTTTCCAAATTTCTGCAGCTGCTCATTTTCTCTTTTCATAACTGATTTTTTTAATGGTACTGGATCAGCGACATATTTTTCTTCATCTTTCCTGACATTAAGATCTTTGGGATTAAGATCTTCTCTGAGCCTCAGAAAAACAGGATGTCTGAAGATATGGTCGCCCGTAAGTTCCGTGAATTTAATTTCAGCAATAAGTTCAGGTTTAAGCCAGGTCGGTTTATCGTTGGTCTTTGGTGTCGTCGTGAAAGGTGGCTTATCGGTAATCAGCGGTTCCATTTTTCCGTAGAGTTCTACAAGACCTTTGTCGCTGAAGCCGGTACCTGTATGTCCGCAAAAAATCAGTTCATCCCCATCATAACGTCCGAGAACTAGTGATCCAAATTTCTTGCGACTGCCTTTAGGAGCGGTAAATCCACAAATAAGGACTTCTTCGGTCTTCTGGCTTTTTATTTTCAGCCAATCACCATTTCGGGTACCGCGGTGGTAAGTGCTGTCTATTTTCTTGGCGATCATGCCTTCCAGTTCCATCTTCTCTACCAGCCGGAAAAATTTTTCTCCATTTTCCAGGACATGATCATGGTATTTGATGTATTCGGTTTCTACCAAAGCGTCTTTCAGAAGTTCTTTCCTTTGGATGAGACTTAGATTTTCTGTGGAATGACCGTTCAGCCACAAGAGATCAAAAACCTGATAAATCACGTTTAGGTTGGGATTATCGCCAATCCGCTGCAGCCACTGGAAATTCGGCTTTCCCTGATCATCATACGCAACCAGTTCGCCGTCCAGAATCATTTCGTGTTCCTGAAATTTCAGCGAGTTACTCACTTTCTTAAACTTTTCAACATACGAAAGTCCATTTCTGGAATACAGCTGAATATCTTTCCGGAGATCGGCCACGGCACGGTAGCCGTCCCATTTAATTTCGAACGCCCAGTCCGGGGAACTGAAAGGTTTATCAGTAGTTCCCGCAAGCATGGGAGTAATGAACTTGGTGAGTTTTTTCTCGCCGCTGAGTGAAGGAGTATAATTCCGGTATGTTTTTACCTCCTCCGACTTTTTCTCAACTTTTTTTACTTTTTTTTTTGAATTTAGATATGCTGTAACGGCGGAATCTTCTGCGGTATTTTCTTCAGCATCGTAATGGTCTGTGGCAAATTTATCCTTGTGTTTGATGAGAAGCCAGGGCTCTCCGCTGTCAGAATTTTTAATTTTTACGAGGGCAAATTCGCCTTTAAGCTTTTTACCGTGAAGGATGAATTTCAGAGAACCTTTATGCAATTCTGCCTGCATAAGCAGATCATCGGTTTTACCTTTAGCTTTTTCCAGAGGTTCGTAAGTTCCTTCGTCCCAGATTTCCACTTCGCCGGCACCGTAATTCCCTTCCGGGATACTTCCTTCAAAACTGCGGTAAGCAAAAGGGTGGTCTTCAACCATCATCGCAAGGCGTTTGTCCTCCGGATTTAAGGAAGGTCCTTTCGGGACAGCCCAGCTTTTCAGTACACCATCCATTTCCAGCCGGAAATCATAATGCAGCCTGCTGGCGGCATGGCGCTGAATCACGAATTTCAGTTTTCCTTTACTACTCTGGGATTTTCCTTTGGGTTCTGCCGTCTGTTTAAAATCCCTTTTTTCGTTGTATTTCTCTAATGGCATCTTCTGAAAATTTTACTAAGTTATTTTTTAACCTGCCTTGGCTTTTCCGGCTTCCAGACTTGCTTTCAGCTGTGCCATCAGGTCGGTTGCTTTTGCGGAAACCTCTTCTTTGGTCTCGGTTTTTTTTACTTTTCCTTTAGATTTAGCTTTGATGATGGCCATTAAATCATCATTATAGGTGTTTTTATATTTCGCCGGATCAAATTTTGTTGCGCGCTGTTTGATGAGAGATTCCGCCATTTCCAGTTCGTCAGCTTTGGGATTTTTAGCGCTAGGAATTTTCAGGTCTTCAAAACTTCTGAGTTCTTCCGGATAGCGCATTCTGTTAACCATGAGGATTTTGTCTTCGTAAGGCCGCACAAGACAAAGAATTTCTTTTTCTCGGAGAATGAAAGTCCCAATACCTGCCATTTTAGTTTTTAAAAGTGCTTTCAACAGCAGTTTGTAAGCTTCTTCACCGTTTTTCTGTGGTTCCAGAAAGTAGGAGGACTCAAAATAGGCACTGTCAATTTCGTGTACGTCTACAAACTGTTTAATGTTCAGGATTTTCGATTTTTCGGGATTTACTTCCTCGAAATCTTCTTTTGTAAGGACCACATAGCTGTCTTCCAGTTTATAACCTTTTACAATATTTTCCCATTTTACTTCTTTTCCCGTTGTCGCATTTACTCTCTTAAAGTTAATATTGGAAAGATCGTCCTTGTCCAGCATATCTAGATCCAGATTACTTTCCTCAGTCGCGGAATAAAGTTTGATGGGAATATTGACGAGCCCGAATCCAATGGCTCCGTTCCAGATTGCTCTCATAAAAGTTGGTTTTGATTTTAGACCATCAAAAATGCGTCCAATTAAACGGGGAGTTTTTAACTTTGATATCATAAGAACCTATGAAAATTGCAACTTATAATGTGAACGGCGTGAATGGCCGCCTGCCTGTACTGCTGAAATGGCTGAAAGAAAAAGCGCCGGATGTCGTATGTCTCCAGGAACTTAAAGCACCTCAGGAAAAATTCCCTGAAACTGAAATCCTTGAAGCGGGATATCAGGCCGTGTGGCTCGGACAGAAAAGCTGGAATGGAGTAGCAGTGCTCTCGAGAAAAGGTAAACCGGAGATTTCCCGTACAAAACTTCCCGGAGATGATGACGATGATGCAAGCCGCTATCTGGAGGTGAAGATTGAAGATTTAATTATTGCATGCATTTATCTTCCGAATGGGAATCCGGTACCAGGGCCAAAATTTGATTATAAAATGAAGTGGTTTGAGCGCCTCGATGCACACGCAGAAATGCTTATAACTTCAAATAAGAAAGTGCTTTTGATAGGAGATTTCAACGTGATGCCAACAGAGAAGGACGTATATAAACCTGAGAAGTTTGCTAAAGATGCGCTTTTTCTGCCGGAAGTGCGTGAGGCTTTTAAAAATTTGATCGATCAGGGTTGGACTGATGCTTTGCGGCACCTTTACCCCGACGAAACCATCTATACGTTCTGGGATTATTTCCGTAATGCTTATGAAAGAAATGCGGGTTTAAGAATTGATCATTTTTTACTGTCAACCGAAGTACTTCCTTATCTAAAAAAAGCCGGTGTCGACAAAGATGTGCGGGGTTGGGAAAAATCAAGCGACCATGCGCCGGTTTGGATTGAACTTGATAAATAAAAAAACGTTCAGCAAAAGCTGAACGTTTCCGTATGTGAAGGTATGAAATTAGTCGAGACCTCCTTTTCTTGTTGGTTCCTTTACTTCAGGCCATTTCATCTGTTCACCGGTTCTTTCGTTAACAGGAAGTTTAATTCTTTCTGCAGACGTTTTTTCCGGATCTTCGCTGGCCATATATGTCATAATAGCGATTAAAGCTACATTGCTTTTTACATCATCAAAAACGATTTTGTCATAAGTATCGCGGTTGGTATGCCAGGTGTAATTTCCGTAGCTCCAGTTCAAAGAGCCCAACATGAAGGCTGGAACTCCTGCCGCAACAAATGATGCATGGTCTGATCCGCCACCGCCTGGAGTGCCCGGGAACGTTGTTTTGATGTCTTTGGTAAGTTCCTTTGGTACGGCAGCAAGCCATCTTCCCAAATAATCATAAGAATTCAGGAATCCCTGTCCGCTGATGTTGGCGATACGTCCCGTTCCGTTGTCCTGGTTGAACAGCGCCTGTATCTTTGGCATCTGGTCTTTATGCGCAGAAACGTAACCGCGTGATCCGTTCAGTCCCTGTTCTTCGCTTCCCCAAAGGCCTACGATGATGGTTCTTTTTGGATTAG
The window above is part of the Kaistella faecalis genome. Proteins encoded here:
- the xth gene encoding exodeoxyribonuclease III; protein product: MKIATYNVNGVNGRLPVLLKWLKEKAPDVVCLQELKAPQEKFPETEILEAGYQAVWLGQKSWNGVAVLSRKGKPEISRTKLPGDDDDDASRYLEVKIEDLIIACIYLPNGNPVPGPKFDYKMKWFERLDAHAEMLITSNKKVLLIGDFNVMPTEKDVYKPEKFAKDALFLPEVREAFKNLIDQGWTDALRHLYPDETIYTFWDYFRNAYERNAGLRIDHFLLSTEVLPYLKKAGVDKDVRGWEKSSDHAPVWIELDK
- the ligD gene encoding DNA ligase D; the encoded protein is MPLEKYNEKRDFKQTAEPKGKSQSSKGKLKFVIQRHAASRLHYDFRLEMDGVLKSWAVPKGPSLNPEDKRLAMMVEDHPFAYRSFEGSIPEGNYGAGEVEIWDEGTYEPLEKAKGKTDDLLMQAELHKGSLKFILHGKKLKGEFALVKIKNSDSGEPWLLIKHKDKFATDHYDAEENTAEDSAVTAYLNSKKKVKKVEKKSEEVKTYRNYTPSLSGEKKLTKFITPMLAGTTDKPFSSPDWAFEIKWDGYRAVADLRKDIQLYSRNGLSYVEKFKKVSNSLKFQEHEMILDGELVAYDDQGKPNFQWLQRIGDNPNLNVIYQVFDLLWLNGHSTENLSLIQRKELLKDALVETEYIKYHDHVLENGEKFFRLVEKMELEGMIAKKIDSTYHRGTRNGDWLKIKSQKTEEVLICGFTAPKGSRKKFGSLVLGRYDGDELIFCGHTGTGFSDKGLVELYGKMEPLITDKPPFTTTPKTNDKPTWLKPELIAEIKFTELTGDHIFRHPVFLRLREDLNPKDLNVRKDEEKYVADPVPLKKSVMKRENEQLQKFGKQEVKLTNQNKIYFPKDQVTKGDVIAYYQSVAKYILPHLKDRPQSMNRFPNGIDGMSFYQKDASDEIPDWIETQKVFSESTDKYINYILCNDKATMAYLNNLGCIELNVWTSRKETTDKPDYLVLDLDPSDNNTFEDVILTAQTVKKVMDKAKIKGYCKTSGSSGIHIYIPAGAQYSFEQVKNFAHIMMQMVQKELPDLTTLERTLQKRDKGKIYLDYLQNRRGQTLASVYSLRPKNGAPVSMPIEWDELKIGLKPTDFNIENALARIEEKGDLFKPVLGKGFDMLKAISLLETE
- a CDS encoding Ku protein; the encoded protein is MRAIWNGAIGFGLVNIPIKLYSATEESNLDLDMLDKDDLSNINFKRVNATTGKEVKWENIVKGYKLEDSYVVLTKEDFEEVNPEKSKILNIKQFVDVHEIDSAYFESSYFLEPQKNGEEAYKLLLKALLKTKMAGIGTFILREKEILCLVRPYEDKILMVNRMRYPEELRSFEDLKIPSAKNPKADELEMAESLIKQRATKFDPAKYKNTYNDDLMAIIKAKSKGKVKKTETKEEVSAKATDLMAQLKASLEAGKAKAG